Below is a genomic region from Henckelia pumila isolate YLH828 chromosome 3, ASM3356847v2, whole genome shotgun sequence.
ATAAACCTCTGACTCATATGAAATGGGTACCTTTCGGGTCAACAATTTCTTTAGAAAACTATGGATCCaagacaattttaaaaaaaaaaaatcaattcgaCTGATAATTTACACACAATGCTTAAATTCCTTTTGACATATGGATCGTTCTTTCCCAATAACTTATTTTCATTTCCTAGATAATGTATATGAGTTATTGAAACACACGTGTTTTGCACGTATAGAAATTAACGATAAACTTGAGGCACAAATCATATTTGAGGGGGTTATCATTTTTATCATTTTTCAGTTTGGTGTGAAATTGAGGTACGAAGtgagaaaatatttatttaattaaatttatcaaatagtttgtattttattattctCATGAAGCTAGCTAGGTCGCACATATATTCAATTCGTGACGAAGAATATAAGTTGAGCAAGTGTATTATGTATACTCCACATGATACACACCGTACGCATTTGCACGCGTGATGTTACAGACGAATTGCCATTTCCCTAACATTGTTTTATTTGAAGACCACTCTATTCTTACATTCATTTAACGTTTAATATCAATTTAGATATTTtggttaaatatattatttttttttgttttttacttGGCCTTTCGTTTTATTGTAAAAATTGGCTGAtcgcttaaaaataaatatatttttatttgaaatgttgtgagtttttgtttttataaaatTCTAGCTAGAACCAAACCCGTGATTCAGTGTAAATTTAATGAAACAGACACTCAAATgaaatcaaatcttgatcacACATATTGTGTACGTTTATACTAGCGATTGAAACATACGTAATGTATGTGTAAAAGTCAACGATAAATTTACGCTgatgtttattttttaattgcatGAGAAATCAAAAATAGGTGcggtaatttaatttattagatggaaaattgaataaaaattatGATAAGGTTTacttaaatttataatatatgttACCATTAGAAACATATGTGAGTgacatttataaatttttttaaaaaagacttAAGCAAAGAGTAGTTTTTTTTAGATTACTTCATCAATCTTTATTTGAGACGGATCAATCacgtctatttttatttttggcataaaaattatattttttaatgagtTATCCAAATTAGATATGCATTTCACAGAATTGATATGTGAAACGTCTAACATGAGTTTTCGTGATACACCAAAATTTAGTTACTATAAATTATCTAATTTAAATAATCTTACTATATATCTATCCCTTGAAAAACTAGTACTTAATTAATTTGGTGAAACCCATAATAAAATTACAATAATattcattatttaatttttaccccaaaaaaattatgaatgtttataagtaattttattttttaaaggtaaaacttgtaattttattgaaaatgaGATAAATAATCAATTACAAGATTAATCAACCAAAACGAAAAACTCTCAAACTCCCAAACAAGAGGGAAGAAAagagcaaaaaaaataaaacaatattgTGTGCAACCACATTCGCCATTCTTTTACTATGTGCTAACTTTATATTTGGACGGCGTGCAATAATGATCTTGACTTCTTCCACTATGGATCTGATATGGCTAAGATCCTCTTCCGGGTTGGTGATTGCTTGCACCGCCAAAAGAAAATCAATGTGTATTTCATGTATATCAATTCCACGATCCTGCACAACTTCAATCCATCTCTGATCACTAAAAGCTCTGCATGGGTGACTGATAGAGGTTTTGCAATCTAATTtccaaaatccaacaacaagTTTCCTTCATGGTCCCGTACCACTCCGCCAGTTGCGTATCTCCCAAGGTTCTCATTAACTACATCGTCTACATTCATTATCAGTTTATTTATCGGTGGCTTGCTCCAACGGTGATGTGACGAACTTTGTGTGTACACAAAATGTCGGTCTTAAAGTAATCGAGTGCATCATGAAAATCCCACAACAAGGATAATCTCCAATCGAAAGTAATCTGAGAAAGAGTACCCTCAATATCATGTAGGACTCTCATTCGATCATGCCAGACAGCCCAAGTCATAGCAAATAATTCGAAATATTTTCAACTCATCATTCACGATAACACGTCGATGATTTCCATATTGCGAACCTATTCCATCAGAGATTTGAAAATCGTTCTGTAACATCCCAAATTCTATTGGAACGTTACTGaaacatacatacttaaatATTTGCAAAAACATTTGCGGAAATAAAAATCTTCTTCAATAAATAAAAGTATTTAAAAGTGCATcataaataatgaaataaaaaatcttCAAATTTTGCCAAACAAGGCCATTAAAAGATAAATTTTGCCAAACATGGCCATTAAAagataaatactaaaatttgtCTCTCCTTTCAAACAAAAATATTGTTACTCCacatttcttcaataaatatCGCACTCATGCATTATCCACTGGCCTGAATCCATTCTCCACTTCATGCTCGTTTCCATAATCATCGATGAAATCATCTAAATCATcgtcattacctgcaccattcaagtatagtgagtctaaaaactcagcaaaaaatacatataaaactttttcataaaaaaacTTGAAGCTCAAATTTATGACATAACATGAACATGTAGTAAAAACTTGACATCTTAGGTAATGAAATACATGAATTTGTGGCAACCGTCGTTTGAGCATATAGTTTGGGAAGGCACTTTCGGAGCTCAACCCGAAAATCCAAAATCCTGCGTTagataaatactaaaatttgtCTCTACTTTCAAACAAAAATATTGTTACTCCACATTCCATCAATAAATATCGCGCTCATGCATCACCTACCAGCCCGACTCCATGCTTCACTTCATGCCCATTTCCATAATCATCGCTGAAATCATCTAAAGCATCGTCATTGTCTGCACTATTCAAGTATAACGAGTTTAAAGACTCAACAAAAAAATGCATATaaactttttcattaaaaaaaattgaaactcAAATTTATGACATAACATGAACATGTAGTAAAAACTTGAAATCTTAGGTGATGAAATACATGCATTTATGACAACCATCGTTAGAGCACATAGTTTGGGAAGGCAATTTCGGAGCTCAACCCAAAAATCCAAAACCATGCGTTGAGCACGTATTTTGAGAAGGCACTTCCAAAGCTCATCCCGAAAATCCAAAACCTTGCATTCTTGAGCACATATTTTGGGAAGACACTTCCGAAGCTCAACCCGAAAATCCAAAACCCTGCATTATCCGTCTCGTTTTACCACCACAAATTcacatacaacatcaaaatattttcgtgCATACATCATTTCATCATACTTCTCATATGTTTCATAACTTCATCATTTCTCACTTTTCAACTTCGTGATAAACATCATGCAACTAGAACTGATGTAAGAACTCATCCATGCATAACATACTTCCAAAATTTCATGATAAAATAGCTTTCGTgggaaaaatcacataaagaTGCATTATATAGTTTAaccgatccacgtgagtcgttcCGCCCGTCTCGGacattcaaatcttgaaaatTTTGCATATGATCTCTTAAAAGTACTTAAAATAGCTTAAAAGACCATAAATGTACGTTTGGAACTCAAAATGACACAACCCCATAATACTGGACAACCCATGGGCGTGCTGGGGCGCAACTTCTATGCGTCCTAGCGCACAATTCCGCTGCCTGACACGCAGGCGCTCGACTTGATTCATTTCGGTTTTTTTCGATCTTAATACACCCAAAAACGTTGGACatctgaaaaaataatattggaCATGTAAAATCTTCAAAATTCGAAAAATATTTGCCCAAAAACAAACAACATCCAATGCTTTGATTCATAACTCTCCATAATCAACACACACACCAAAAATTCTGGTTCCTATCATCTAAACCCTTGAATCTCGATAAATTTTACATCGAAAATATCAGGAACGCATCACGCTTCACGAATAAACATCATGCTCATGAAATTTTCTAAAATCATGCATCAATAAACCTAATTTTCACACGGGGTTTACcttcaaaataattatatccATGAATGGGttttaaaacattaaaaaacTTGCCTGACTTTGGATTGCTTGGAATTTAATCGGGACGGAAGAACGATCTAGCCTCGAGAAAATTGGAGAACCCTTGCCTAGAGTTTGAACGTGAGAGGAAAAATTGGGGGAGAGTAAGCGGTGTtccaaagaagaaaataaaataaattttgaacgCTACTaatttatgactaatgggctccatAAAAGGCTCATTAGTTGcaaataaaacttttaaaaatttccCAACTATTAAAATACACTGCCTTAACTttatctaaataaataaaacattttcTTATCTCGCTTCGAAGGCTAGCATCATCCCTACGGTccagaattaaatttcaaacctaaaaactttaaaaataacatcacaacacataaaatttcaggcattaaataaataaaataatttaaacataacaattcaatattcataactaacatgcataaatcataaaaaatcaattaatttatcGTGATcaagctagtggactttttaGACCTTACACATTCCTTTCCAGCACATTCGAATTTTAGGACACCAGAATAATGCATGACAGATGGAATCAtacccaaaaataaaaagaaggtAATTTCCTAACACTGGTACATGATGCGCCATCAGATTCATTCCCTTCGGAATAATATTATGTAGAGCTCTCCACCAAAAGATTTCGATTTTAAGTGGAAGCGATAAATACCATAAGAATTTACACCAAGATTTCGAGTGCAACTCCGAATTATGTTTGGGAGGATCATAGACTCCGATTTCTAGTTTATAGCCTTCTCCTCACAGAGTATTTCCCCTTCGGATTGTAGTATCAGTATCAGGAATACTCGAACAGTGAAGTTGATATCGGAATGGCCAGGATGTTTGAAACAATAAAATTATGCAAAATGCATTAGAGGAACATTTCATGCTCCTTCATGTATGATCGAGCCAACTGTATCATTAGCGTTTGAATCACCTTGAAAATTCGAGCAAGAATGAAAACGGGAATCCAATGATATCAGGAAAATGATATTTTCTCCCCATTACAAACTCTCAAACACAAATCTTTTCTAAGTAAACTTCTGCTCCACAATAATGATCTCCAGTGAAAGAAGGATTGTTTACAGTCAATGTTTGCATAATATCTTGGTGCTTAAAATGCCTTGGTTTCTCCAATGAAAGAGGGATTGTTTCCAGTCAATGTTTGCATAATATCTTGGTGCTTCAAATGCCTTGCTTTCAAAACTCGAGCCACTAGAGATGTGGGATTGAAAATTATTCTCTATACTTGTTTTGCTTGTAGAATTTTATTAAAAGGCTTAAGTTGGTGAAATCTCATAACTCCCATGCATTTTGGCGAGCTAAGTAATTTCAACGTTTTCCAATGCAACCTTTTCTTTCCATCATTCATACCCACCAAAATTTTGAGCCCCTCTCTAATGCCTCTACTATATATTTCGGTATTTGAAATCAAGACATTACATATGTAGGAATCGACTGAAGCACAAATTTGATCAAAGTCTCTTTATCCCAGTGGAAAATGATTTACTCCCCCAACCTTGCATTCTTTTCACCACTCGTTCTATTAAATATCGAAACTGAAGCTTCTAACTCTGGAGAGAAAACATTGGGAGACCCAAATAAATCTCATGTCACGTCGTTATTGATATAGATAATgtcgattttatcttaatagCAACATTAATCGGTGTTAGACTAAAGGAGAGCGATGATTCTCGAAGTTGATTAGTTGACCCGAAGCCCTCTCATATACTGATAGGAAGTCCCTAATGCCATTTCCTTCTTCCACTGTTGCCTTAAAGAAAATAAAGCTATCATCTACGAAGAACTGGTGCGAAATCGAGGGACATGAATTAGCAATACAGACTCCTataaattttctccgagtttcaTATCAAATTAGAAGGGATGATAACCCATGGGCACATAGGAAAAACAAGTAATGAGGAATATGAACATCATGTTGCGGGCTTCGTCCCAGTTTCACTATCCCTGCAATCTTTCCATTTAGATCAAAGGAGTAAAAGACTCTCTGCAAACATTTCATAACTTTACCGATCCATATCGGAGAAAACCTAGTTTATTCATCGTTCCAAATATCTCCTCTCTACTCTGTCATATACCTTCCTCATATCAAGTTTCAGAGTTGCATATCCTTTCTTGCCTACTTTTCTGCTTCGAATACAGTGCAGAGACTCAAACCACAAAATAATGTTATCTGCAATCAACCAATCTGGGATAAAATCACTATGAGTCTTGGTCACTATCATTTTTAGAACCGACCTTTATCCATTTTTCAGTGTTGCAACCACAATTTTTTAGGAGACGTCACAAAGGCTGATCGGTATATAGTCCTTAATAGTCATTGGGTTTTTCGATATTCGGAATGAGGGTGACAACATTATCATTCCAATCATCAAAAGACAGTTCCACTTTCAGGATTCCTAGTACTGCCTTTGTAACTTCCTGGCAAAATATCTTGCCAAAATTTCTGTTAGAAGAATGTAGACATACCATCTGGGCTTGGGGTTTTATCCGGGTGTCTTGGAATGACAGAGTGTTGATATGAACATAAGTTAGTTTACTTCATAGGTTGCCCGATGTCATCAAGAGCCAAGCATAAAATACATAAACTGACAGAAGCTCTCAAATTCAAAATGAAGATATCAAGTAAATTGATCATTAacatattgaaaaaaaaaaagacaaactGAATACATATAGTAAAGGTTTAGTCTCATCGGAGCAGTTGAGCAGAGCTCAACTGAAAGGATGAAGGCAACTGAGTTCAGTTTAGGGAACTAAACTGAATCAGTTGATCTCAACCCAAGTAAGACTAAACTGATCAAGAGTCTGAGCAATTCAAGTCAAATCAATGGAACTCTTGTGGATAAGTTTTTTTGTACCAGAAAAAGAGCCAAAAGAAGAGACAATCATAGTGTACTATCTTGACAGATAATGTGTAATAGCCCGGTTCTCTTTTACAAGTTTAAAGTGGTTAAAATTGATTAAGCATGGATTAGAGGCTTAATATGGATTTTTATCAAGGAcggatcggaaggtccgaacccaagtttggaggtttcgattttgatcacttcgataattaACATTTTGTAAAACcaactaaaaatagaatttggtttcattatgtggtttgggtgtaaactgaattttcacagttcgtcatgcattcaaatttgattagaattacgaaagattaatcctttaatatttgaataggtttgattgttctagaaatagttctttgaacaagataggagaattcccatgaattaaaattaaatttgagtcttgaatcgacgacttgttacataatttgtctggtacctacgtgtgtccttcaTCAAGATTTTTCCAAATTGAATTCAACCTTTAATCTCTGCTGTGTTTtagtgaatttattttatttgcaatttttattattagtttaaaatccgAATTCACTttttttattagtctagattaagtagaaataattatatttcggtagtcatatttatacagtccctgtgggttcgatatTTGAACtttttgtccactttactattacttgacctagtgcacttgctagttgataTCGATTtaaccggtcaagtttttggcaccgttgctGGAGACTGTttgtgatatcagaatttttgttTCTCTTGAGACTAGactgtattttaatttattgtttctCTTGAAGGATATGGGTCTAACATCGTTTGCCCCACTGTTgacaaacaattttgagctgaaaccctctactattcagctgatccaactGCAAGCAAGATTGGTGAGCACATCTGTGGAAAACCCCTACGCTCTGGAGCGATTCATGTCGATCTGTGACACGTTCAAAGTTAACGGGGTAACCTCTGATGCAGcaagactgcggttattcccattctctctacaaggtgAAGCGACTAAATGGCTCGATGATATACCTACAGGATCTATCACCACCTGGACTGAGCTTATTCAAATCTTcttgaacaagtatttccctcctacAAAGATGGCGAAATTGTTTTtagatattatatctttcaagcaaaaggagggtGAATCTTTACATACGACATGGACCAGGTttaagaagatgatgaagatgtGTCCTTAACATAATCTCACACAAATCCAGCAGACTCAGACGTTCTACAATggagccgatcagtcggttcgatctatgctggatgtTGCGGCTAATGGATGCTTGTTCTGAAAAAACGCCAGTTGACGCCTGGGAGATCATTGGAAACATGGCTGAAAGTAATATAGGGTGGCCGGATGTGAAGAAGGAAAAGAAGGCTGGAGTTCTAGAAGTCGATGCTTTGATGGCCCTGAATGCGAAGATCGACGCTCTGAAACAtcaagtggcactcatgaaaGTAGCGTCAGTGAATCACGCGCAAGGGAATCTGCAAGAAGGCaacagttgtttgaagttgaagcggctaattttgtaggaaatcaAGGAAGGCAGCTGTACAACTCTTACAACAACTATAATCAGAACTGGAAGCACAAGCAAGAGGATAAAAAGCCGAGCTttgaggagatcatgatgaaATACGTTTCAGGAACTGAGACTCGGTTACAGAATCAGGAAAGTATGCTGCAGAAGTTAGAAATTCAGATGAGTCAGATCGCAACCCAATTATCAACCCGTCCTGCTGGAGCTTTACCAAGtaacactgaaccaaatcccagatgcgtgaatgctatcatggtcGTGACTCGACCACAGTCTGAGGAGAAGCAAATGGACAAAGAGAAGATGATGGAAGAGCCAAAAAGTTCAGAGTCTAAGGAGGATATGTGTGCTGAAAATTCCTCAaaggcaggtaagaaaggtaaaacttcaaatttgaagttaatgataatgttgatatttctacCCTACCTTTCCTCCAAAGAGCTAAGCAATTAttgtttgattctcaatttaaaaaatttcttgaaattttcaagaaactacatattaacataccttttgcagatgcattagctcagatgccgaattATGCAAGATTTCTGAAGGATTTATCGAGGAACAAAAAGAAGCTGAACGATCTTACGCAGGTTACACTGAATGAGGAGTGCTCGACAGTGCTGAAAAAGAAGCTTCCACCAAAATCTCAAGATCCAGGAAGATTTTCTATATCTTGCCAAATTGGAAGTTTATCATTTGCAAATGTTTTGTGTGATTTAGGGTCGAACATAAATCTGATGCCTCGTGTTCTTGCTAAAAAATTGGGTATATGCAATATTGAATCTGCTGCTATCTCtctcaaatttgctgatggatctattaaataccCGAGAGGAGTagtagagaatgtcctagttAAGatagaaaattttatttatcctgtagatttttttattcttgacatggatgaggattgTGAGGTTTCTCTGATTCTagggcgtccttttcttgctgctagtagagcCTTAGTTGATGTTGAAAAAGGAGAATTGGTGTTGAGGCTGAATAATGAGCAATTTGTGTTTAATATGCttaagtcggctactgagagcccaacTTTAAAATcttgttttgttgtttatttGGTTGATGTGATTCATGCTATTGGTGATGAATGTCAGCAGGTTCAGATCTCCGCAGGAATTGGTCCATTGCAAAATTTCTATAGAgatgtagcatgcaagtgcatGACTGATCTGAATTTTTCCAAGTCGGGGGATAAGCCACCTTGAATGTCGCCACTTAAGAGAGGAATATAGTcaggctatagactataaatttagcgctggctgggaggcaacccagtgttctttactttgatttttagtttctttttgcgtatttttatttttatctatatttgatttttgtttctttcccatgccagttggtcatgCCTGCCAATATATCTAGATTGATGCTACCTTACCCAACGGATACCGTCCAggaggaagaggatgaatcgaaaatcaagggagtgttatttttgttttcattgtatttttgttcgtcttgcatttgtgtgtttgttcttgcattctgttcattgtttctgaagcattgagggcaatgctttggataagtatggggggtatactagtttaatttattgtttgttgtgtttttgttgcattagtaatcttttgtgtttgtttgcatctagtctgtttttgttgttgtttgttttgtcttgcatgagtaggatgagtcataatagccaatgatgatgaattttatttgaaaaaattggatttttgaaaaaatttgctcttgactggacataagaaactgtaggttgaaccgtgaatatttataagcacttgtgttagaccagtggagtgtaacgaaagatttgatgaagtttctgtctgtttgaccattgcacaacaataagtggtttgtggatcttgattgtgttctatgaattttgatgagactctagtttacacttatgatcttgggcgcacctagaaaaaaaaatttacaactccatccgggcttggacaatgattgaaatcctaatcattgttccatagctaagtttgcgggtaaaatggggttgattctccatccgggctatagacgaggggattagaaaaaaaagagaaagattttttgtatcctagccagttatggCTAAGTCAgcaggtaattattggggctaaagcaataccggctgcaaaatccggaggtgcgtaattcattatctcaagggaggtgggtttagtctagaggtcgttggaaggaatgagcacttgaagagtgaaacttgcactaatttgtcataggtctctaagcagttttgaaacgaattcaGTCTAaattgtatgaaactggaatggcagttcacacacacatgttcacgttaaaccgaaggtgtattatgaaaagttgagagcgtttgtgattttgtttttgtgattgaacttgtTGGAGACTGTACATTCTcatgaatcgtccttacttatgtttttgtgtgcatattgttttttgtatttcttgctcgagggcgaacaaggttcaagtatgggggtgtggtagactagtttatttattgtttgttgtgtttttgttgcattaataatgttttgtgtttgtttgcatctagtctgtttttgttgttgtttgttttgtcttgcatgagtaggatgagtcataatagccaatgatgatgaagtttatttgaaaaaattggatttttgaaaaaaaattgcttttgactggatatgagaaactgtaggttaaatcgtgaatatttataagcacttgtgttagaccagtggagtgtaacgaaagatttgatgaagtttctgtctgtttgaccattgcatgacaataggtggtttgtggatcttgattgtgttctatgaattttgatgaggctctagtttacacttatgatcttgggcgcacctaggaaatttttttttttacaagtcCATCCGgtcttggacaatgattgaaatcctaatcattgttccatagctaagtttgcggataaaatggggttgatgctccatccgggctatagacgaggggattagaaaaaaaaaagagaaagattCTTTGTATCCTagctagttatagctaagtcagcgggtaattattggggctaaagcaataccgggtgcaaaatccggaggtgtgtaattcattatctcaaggaaggtgggtttagtctagaggtcgttggaaggaatgtacacttgaagagtgaaacttgcactaatttgtcataggtcgctaattagttttgaaacgaattcggtctaagttgtatgaaactggaatgacagttcacacacacacgttcacgttaaaccgcaggtgtattatgaaaagttgagagcgcatgtgattttgtttttgtgattaaacttctcggaggctgtgcactctcatgaatcgtccttactcatgtttttgtgtgcatattattttttgcatatcttgctcgagggcgaacaaggtttaagtatgggggtgttgataagtttATTGTGTATGCATTATTTGGTGTTGTTTTAtggttattttgcatgcatttattttacttcgtgtgttttctttgttttttatttattgtttatgcATTCTACTCTCCTcgttgaattttgtaggttaATGGAGCTTTTAGGAACCAACTGAGCTAGAGACGCGTGCGCGGGCAGGCCACTATCGCGCGCGTGAGCCATACAAAGTTCCAGAAACATGAGAATCGAAACGCACGCGAGCGAGATCCTgtctcgcgtgcgcgcgagagGTTATTTGAGATGCTGTTTTATTGCACTGCGTGCGCAAGAGAGGAGGACAAGGAGTCTGTGAGGAAgacttgcgcgcgcgcgaggacacTTTcaggcgcgcgcgcgtgttctgacgtcaaaaatatttttaaaattttatttcgtGAAGGAAACTAATTGATACGGGATCCGTGCACTATAAATaggaaatttttaatatttttcaaggAGTTCCAAAATTTCAGACGCAAAGAACGGGAGAGGGCGGCTACTGCTactgcttgggagaagatttcttcttcttttcttattttcttttgattattcatgattaaaaatattgtttaaatcatgaatttatttattgagtagttttctctttcgatcaaggccacgtgattgggccagacaatttatgtagaatactcgatttgtttatttgagattttcagacttgattttcttttattgattatcgaatttatatttatcttgtgaatttcctggtcagttatttgcttgcatgttaattgattccaattcgttagagaaggtttcgattttgatcacttcgataattaacatattgtaaaaccaactagaaataaaatttggtttcattatgTGGTTtgagtgtaaactgaattttcacagttcgtcatgcattcaaatttgattaaaattacaaaatattaatctgtcaatat
It encodes:
- the LOC140889630 gene encoding uncharacterized protein, with product MGLTSFAPLLTNNFELKPSTIQLIQLQARLVSTSVENPYALERFMSICDTFKVNGVTSDAARLRLFPFSLQGEATKWLDDIPTGSITTWTELIQIFLNKYFPPTKMAKLFLDIISFKQKEGESLHTTWTRVAGCEEGKEGWSSRSRCFDGPECEDRRSETSSGTHESSVSESRARESARRQQLFEVEAANFVGNQGRQLYNSYNNYNQNWKHKQEDKKPSFEEIMMKYVSGTETRLQNQESMLQKLEIQMSQIATQLSTRPAGALPSNTEPNPRCVNAIMVVTRPQSEEKQMDKEKMMEEPKSSESKEDMCAENSSKADALAQMPNYARFLKDLSRNKKKLNDLTQVTLNEECSTVLKKKLPPKSQDPGRFSISCQIGSLSFANVLCDLGSNINLMPRVLAKKLGRPFLAASRALVDVEKGELVLRLNNEQFVFNMLKSATESPTLKSCFVVYLVDVIHAIGDECQQEKSSELLVLKQGSMSIDEYQQKFFDLLPYCPQISDNTEAKYNLFLQGLNPEIHDRVAVGE